A single genomic interval of Desulfarculaceae bacterium harbors:
- the hypD gene encoding hydrogenase formation protein HypD produces MKHVDEYRDPQITRELGARIRAASSKPARFMELCGTHTMALARHGLHAMLPETVSMVSGPGCPVCVTATEEIDRAIKLARTPGVVVATFGDLVRVPGSEGSLAGERAAGAAVEVVYSPLDAVGLAAKRPEDEVVFLGIGFETTAPTVAAALMTADQQGLKNFSVLSAHKLLPPALAALLGGPDLGLNGFLCPGHVTTVIGTACYQPVAREHGLPCVVAGFEPADVLAAILMLVRQVEAGESKVEIAYKRAVRPEGNPAAVALMNRYFEPVDAPWRGLGLIPLSGLALREEFAHLDAAKKFDVSVPPAQDHPGCRCGDVLRGLITPPECKLFATVCAPSSPVGPCMVSAEGTCAAWHRYRRED; encoded by the coding sequence GTGAAACACGTGGACGAATACCGCGACCCCCAGATCACCCGCGAGCTGGGCGCCCGCATCCGCGCGGCCAGCAGCAAGCCCGCCCGCTTCATGGAGCTCTGCGGCACCCACACCATGGCCCTGGCCCGCCACGGCCTGCACGCCATGCTGCCCGAGACGGTGTCCATGGTTTCGGGGCCGGGCTGCCCGGTGTGCGTCACCGCCACCGAGGAGATCGATCGGGCCATCAAGCTGGCCCGCACCCCGGGCGTGGTGGTGGCCACCTTCGGCGATTTGGTGCGGGTGCCGGGCAGCGAGGGCTCCCTGGCCGGAGAGCGCGCCGCCGGGGCGGCGGTGGAGGTGGTCTACTCGCCTTTGGACGCGGTGGGCTTGGCCGCCAAGCGGCCCGAGGACGAGGTGGTGTTCCTGGGCATCGGCTTCGAGACCACCGCGCCCACGGTGGCCGCCGCGCTCATGACCGCCGACCAGCAAGGCCTGAAAAATTTCAGCGTGCTCAGCGCGCACAAGCTCTTGCCTCCGGCCCTGGCCGCCCTGTTGGGCGGGCCGGACCTGGGGCTCAACGGCTTCCTCTGCCCGGGCCACGTGACCACGGTGATCGGCACCGCCTGCTACCAGCCCGTGGCCCGCGAGCACGGCCTGCCCTGCGTGGTGGCCGGCTTCGAGCCAGCCGACGTGCTGGCCGCCATCCTCATGCTGGTGAGGCAGGTGGAGGCGGGCGAGAGCAAGGTGGAGATAGCCTACAAGCGGGCCGTGCGCCCCGAGGGCAATCCGGCCGCCGTGGCCCTCATGAACCGCTACTTCGAGCCGGTGGACGCGCCCTGGCGCGGCCTGGGGCTCATTCCCTTGAGCGGTCTGGCTCTGCGCGAAGAGTTCGCCCATCTGGACGCGGCCAAGAAGTTCGACGTGAGCGTGCCCCCGGCCCAGGATCACCCCGGCTGCCGTTGCGGCGACGTGCTGCGCGGGCTCATCACCCCGCCGGAGTGCAAGCTTTTCGCCACGGTCTGCGCGCCCTCCAGCCCGGTGGGGCCCTGCATGGTCTCGGCCGAGGGCACCTGCGCCGCCTGGCACCGCTACCGCCGCGAAGATTGA
- a CDS encoding altronate dehydratase family protein produces the protein MSPSKSPVLLLHPDDDVLVALTGLPAGTELAGHGLSCAGDIPAGHKLARRDLPEGHQVRKYGQIIGAASTPIAAGEWVHTHNLAFGDFARDLAIGEDVKPTLMVPPEQRAIFQGYLRPDGRAATRNYLGVLATVNCSASVCHFIASAARELVAQYPGVDGVVPLGHGSGCGQSSGSVGYAHLQRTLAGYARHPNFAGVLVVGLGCEVNQLDAFMENMNLEQGQLLRAMNIQDAGGTAKTVEWGLAAIKEMLPEAAKAQRQPLPASMLKVGLECGGSDAYSGLTANPALGAAMDRLVAQGGTAILAETPEIYGAEHLLTRRAVSPEVGQKLATRVRWWEVYSSQHGASLNVNPTPGNKAGGLTTILEKSLGAVAKAGTTNLCQVYQYGDAVETPGLVFMDTPGYDMVSITGMVAGGANLICFTTGRGTVCGSRPAPTLKLATNRAMYARMAEDMDIDCGAIAEGEATVDQMGQAVFERILETASGQATKSEALGFGDQEFVPWQVGAVL, from the coding sequence ATGAGCCCCTCAAAATCCCCGGTCCTGTTGCTGCATCCCGACGACGACGTGCTGGTGGCCCTGACCGGGCTGCCCGCCGGGACCGAGCTGGCCGGGCACGGCCTGAGTTGCGCCGGGGACATCCCGGCCGGGCACAAGCTGGCCCGGCGCGACCTGCCCGAGGGGCACCAGGTGCGCAAGTACGGCCAGATCATCGGCGCGGCCTCCACGCCCATAGCGGCCGGGGAATGGGTGCACACCCACAACCTGGCTTTCGGAGATTTCGCCCGCGACCTGGCCATCGGCGAGGACGTGAAGCCCACGCTCATGGTGCCCCCCGAACAGCGGGCCATCTTCCAGGGCTATCTGCGTCCCGACGGCCGGGCGGCCACGCGCAACTATCTGGGCGTGTTGGCCACGGTGAACTGCTCGGCCTCGGTGTGCCACTTCATTGCCTCGGCGGCCCGCGAGCTGGTGGCCCAGTATCCCGGCGTGGACGGGGTGGTGCCCCTGGGGCACGGCTCGGGCTGCGGCCAGAGCTCGGGATCGGTGGGCTATGCCCACTTGCAGCGCACCCTGGCCGGCTATGCCCGCCACCCCAACTTCGCCGGGGTGCTGGTGGTGGGCCTGGGCTGCGAGGTGAACCAGCTGGACGCCTTCATGGAGAACATGAACCTGGAGCAAGGGCAGCTCCTCAGGGCCATGAACATCCAGGATGCCGGGGGCACCGCCAAGACGGTGGAGTGGGGCCTGGCGGCGATCAAGGAGATGCTGCCCGAGGCGGCCAAGGCACAGCGCCAGCCCCTTCCCGCCAGTATGCTCAAGGTGGGTCTGGAGTGCGGCGGCTCGGACGCCTACTCGGGACTCACCGCCAACCCGGCCCTGGGCGCGGCCATGGACCGCCTGGTGGCCCAGGGGGGCACCGCGATCCTGGCCGAGACGCCCGAGATCTACGGGGCCGAGCATCTGCTCACCCGGCGGGCGGTGAGCCCGGAGGTGGGCCAGAAGCTGGCCACGCGGGTGCGGTGGTGGGAGGTGTACTCCTCGCAACACGGGGCCAGCCTGAACGTGAACCCCACCCCGGGCAACAAGGCCGGCGGCCTGACCACCATTCTGGAAAAATCCCTGGGCGCGGTGGCCAAGGCGGGCACCACCAATCTATGCCAGGTGTACCAGTACGGTGATGCGGTGGAGACGCCGGGCCTGGTGTTCATGGACACCCCGGGCTATGACATGGTTTCCATCACCGGCATGGTGGCCGGCGGGGCCAACCTGATCTGCTTCACCACAGGGCGGGGCACGGTGTGCGGCTCGCGGCCCGCGCCCACCCTGAAGCTGGCCACCAACCGCGCCATGTACGCGCGCATGGCCGAGGACATGGACATCGACTGCGGGGCCATCGCCGAGGGCGAGGCCACGGTGGACCAGATGGGTCAGGCGGTGTTCGAGCGCATTCTGGAGACCGCCTCGGGCCAGGCCACCAAGAGCGAGGCCCTGGGTTTCGGGGACCAGGAGTTCGTGCCCTGGCAGGTGGGGGCGGTGCTTTAG
- the hypE gene encoding hydrogenase expression/formation protein HypE, translated as MSKQDSILLDHGAGGRASAELVARVFAKHLGNEVLSQMDDAAVVPPPEGRLAISTDSFVVDPIFFPGGDIGSLAVHGTVNDVTMRGGRPLYLTVGFVLEEGLAIADLERVVASMALAAAEAGVRVVAGDTKVVGRGQADKLFINTTGIGVIPPGLELGAHLARPGDAVLVSGSMGDHGVTIMAAREGLGLDAPLRSDSAALNNLAAGVIAACPGLKALRDPTRGGLATALNEIAQASKVDMELDEAAIPIDPAVAGVCELLGLDPLYLANEGKLICIVEGAEAEAALEALRSHPLGKRAAIIGCCGEAKPGKVWMNTAAGGRRILDMLSGEPLPRIC; from the coding sequence ATGAGCAAGCAAGACAGCATACTCTTGGACCACGGCGCGGGAGGCCGGGCCAGCGCCGAGCTGGTGGCCCGGGTCTTCGCCAAGCACCTGGGCAACGAGGTGTTGAGCCAGATGGACGACGCGGCGGTGGTGCCGCCGCCCGAGGGACGCCTGGCCATAAGCACCGACAGCTTCGTGGTGGACCCCATCTTTTTCCCGGGCGGGGACATCGGCTCCCTGGCGGTGCACGGCACGGTGAACGACGTGACCATGCGGGGCGGGCGGCCGCTCTACCTCACCGTGGGGTTCGTCTTGGAAGAGGGCCTGGCCATCGCAGACCTGGAGCGGGTGGTAGCCTCCATGGCCCTGGCCGCGGCCGAGGCCGGGGTGCGGGTGGTGGCCGGGGACACCAAGGTGGTGGGTCGGGGCCAGGCGGACAAGCTGTTTATCAACACCACCGGCATCGGGGTGATCCCCCCCGGCCTGGAGCTGGGGGCCCATCTGGCCCGGCCCGGGGACGCGGTGCTGGTCTCGGGCAGCATGGGCGACCACGGGGTGACCATCATGGCCGCGCGCGAGGGCCTGGGCCTGGACGCCCCGCTGCGCTCGGACTCGGCGGCCCTGAACAACCTGGCCGCCGGGGTCATCGCCGCCTGCCCGGGCCTCAAGGCTTTGCGCGACCCCACCCGGGGGGGGCTGGCCACCGCGCTCAACGAGATCGCCCAGGCCAGCAAGGTGGACATGGAGCTGGACGAGGCGGCCATACCCATAGACCCGGCGGTGGCCGGGGTGTGCGAGCTTTTGGGCCTGGACCCGCTCTATTTGGCCAACGAGGGCAAGCTGATCTGCATCGTGGAGGGGGCCGAGGCCGAGGCGGCCCTGGAGGCGCTACGCTCCCACCCCCTGGGCAAGCGGGCGGCGATCATCGGCTGCTGCGGCGAGGCCAAGCCGGGCAAGGTGTGGATGAACACCGCTGCCGGGGGACGGCGCATCCTGGACATGCTCTCCGGCGAGCCCCTGCCGCGCATCTGCTGA
- the queD gene encoding 6-carboxytetrahydropterin synthase QueD, protein MYRLMVTGRFAAAHNLRNFKGRCEALHGHNWKVEVVVQGEKLDQADLLMDFGELKKMMNQAMDRLDHCHLNEISPFDQVNPSSEQIAKHLFEAIAQGLPEHVSMYSVSAWESDDSRATYLG, encoded by the coding sequence ATGTATCGCTTGATGGTTACCGGCCGCTTTGCCGCAGCGCACAACCTGCGTAACTTCAAGGGACGCTGCGAGGCCCTGCACGGCCACAACTGGAAGGTCGAGGTGGTGGTCCAGGGCGAAAAACTGGACCAGGCCGACCTGCTCATGGACTTCGGCGAACTCAAGAAGATGATGAACCAGGCCATGGACCGGCTGGATCATTGCCACCTCAACGAGATCTCGCCCTTTGACCAGGTGAACCCCTCCAGCGAGCAGATCGCCAAGCACTTGTTCGAAGCCATCGCCCAGGGCCTGCCCGAGCACGTATCCATGTACTCGGTCTCGGCCTGGGAATCGGACGACAGCCGGGCCACCTACCTGGGCTGA
- a CDS encoding zinc ribbon domain-containing protein, whose translation MDCPHCNQELPTLTCAHCGQEALSGAAFCHHCGHELPAPEGEEPKLLTCASCGQKALPTANYCPNCGESHAAEAEPGEAFDPNERVACSDGSCIGIIGPDGKCTECGQAYSGPAE comes from the coding sequence ATGGACTGCCCCCATTGTAACCAGGAGCTGCCCACGCTCACCTGCGCCCACTGCGGCCAGGAAGCCCTGAGCGGCGCGGCCTTTTGCCACCACTGCGGCCACGAGCTGCCCGCCCCGGAGGGCGAGGAGCCCAAGCTGCTCACCTGCGCCAGCTGCGGCCAGAAGGCCCTGCCCACGGCCAACTACTGCCCCAACTGCGGCGAGTCGCACGCAGCCGAGGCCGAGCCCGGCGAGGCCTTCGACCCCAACGAGCGGGTGGCTTGCAGCGACGGCAGCTGCATCGGCATCATCGGCCCGGACGGCAAGTGCACCGAGTGCGGCCAGGCCTACAGCGGACCGGCCGAGTAG
- a CDS encoding VCBS repeat-containing protein translates to MQTRRFSSILAAALAALFLLGAALPAAAAGPERVVVLPFTANSQEDISFVVKGLRDMLASRLPWQDKVTVVEPDLVTPVLNKVKPPYNDTKARQIGKDLSANVVVYGSITKLGKSVSVDARVVKVDQAGPALTAYVHAKDLDAVIPQINSFAQRINAEIFKRPDAIAAQKAAAAPAKTAAAGRTGGSSDMDKLPANISPLNPLFLKQLSGVESDRYWRSPRLNGIVQSIAVADIDNDGKNELLVLFHNRLRFYRLSGDAFRLLYEFKNGPKGEYLFVDCADIDGNGRPEIYVTNRNFESVESFVLEWSDGGPRLKEKDVAYYLRVQLNPLGKGHWLLGQQAAVDSPFWGPVYKMQVKGGKVAEERELNVPDTVWLYNFVLADLNQSGRLFSVVVGPTMHLRVYNDKNQQMWISGETYNASSKFIQYMALQGTDYESSWWYLLSRLYLTDLNKDGRHEILCLQVQGRMGMVMSKTRMIYQGTIFGMSWNGLSMVEDWRTPRISGDVTDYAIGDVGNVGRPALVLSFTQKIFGGMLEKGVSNVVAFTLKPSTKNKKAPVNKGL, encoded by the coding sequence ATGCAGACCCGTCGATTTTCCAGCATTTTGGCCGCCGCGTTGGCGGCTCTGTTCCTGCTGGGCGCCGCCTTGCCGGCGGCAGCCGCCGGACCCGAGCGGGTGGTGGTGTTGCCCTTCACCGCCAACAGCCAGGAAGACATCTCCTTCGTGGTGAAAGGCCTCAGGGACATGCTGGCCTCCCGCCTGCCCTGGCAGGACAAGGTGACCGTGGTCGAGCCCGATCTGGTGACCCCGGTCCTCAATAAGGTGAAGCCCCCCTACAACGACACCAAGGCCCGCCAGATCGGCAAGGACTTGAGCGCCAACGTGGTGGTCTACGGCTCCATCACCAAGCTGGGCAAGAGCGTCAGCGTGGACGCCCGGGTGGTCAAGGTGGACCAGGCCGGCCCGGCCCTGACCGCCTATGTGCACGCCAAGGATCTGGATGCGGTGATCCCCCAGATCAACAGCTTCGCCCAGCGCATCAACGCCGAAATATTCAAGCGGCCCGACGCCATCGCGGCCCAGAAGGCGGCGGCCGCCCCGGCCAAGACCGCCGCGGCGGGCCGCACCGGCGGCTCCAGCGATATGGACAAGCTGCCGGCCAACATCAGCCCCCTGAACCCGCTGTTCCTCAAGCAGCTTTCCGGCGTGGAGAGCGACCGCTACTGGCGCAGCCCGCGCCTCAACGGCATCGTGCAGTCCATCGCGGTGGCCGACATCGACAACGACGGCAAGAACGAGCTGCTGGTTCTGTTCCATAACCGCCTGCGCTTCTACCGCCTCAGCGGCGATGCCTTCCGCCTGCTCTACGAGTTCAAGAACGGCCCCAAGGGCGAGTATCTGTTCGTGGACTGCGCGGACATCGACGGCAACGGGCGGCCGGAGATCTACGTCACCAACCGCAACTTCGAGAGCGTGGAAAGCTTCGTGTTGGAGTGGAGCGATGGCGGGCCGCGCCTCAAGGAAAAGGACGTGGCCTACTACCTCCGGGTGCAGCTCAACCCCCTGGGCAAGGGGCACTGGCTGCTGGGCCAGCAGGCCGCGGTGGACAGCCCCTTCTGGGGCCCGGTGTACAAGATGCAGGTCAAGGGCGGCAAGGTGGCCGAGGAGCGCGAGCTCAACGTGCCCGACACCGTGTGGCTCTACAACTTCGTCCTGGCCGACCTGAACCAGTCGGGCCGCCTGTTCTCGGTGGTCGTCGGTCCCACCATGCACCTGAGGGTGTACAACGACAAAAACCAGCAGATGTGGATCAGCGGCGAGACCTACAACGCCTCCAGCAAGTTCATCCAGTACATGGCCTTGCAGGGCACTGACTACGAGTCCTCCTGGTGGTATCTGCTCAGCCGCTTGTACCTGACCGACCTGAACAAGGACGGCCGGCACGAGATCCTCTGCTTGCAGGTGCAGGGCCGCATGGGCATGGTCATGTCCAAGACCCGCATGATCTACCAGGGCACCATCTTCGGCATGAGCTGGAACGGCCTGTCCATGGTGGAGGACTGGCGCACCCCGCGCATCAGCGGCGACGTGACCGACTACGCCATCGGCGACGTGGGCAACGTGGGCCGTCCGGCCCTGGTGCTCAGCTTCACCCAGAAGATCTTCGGCGGCATGTTGGAAAAGGGCGTGAGCAACGTGGTGGCCTTCACCCTCAAGCCCAGCACCAAGAACAAGAAGGCCCCGGTCAACAAGGGCCTCTAG
- the serS gene encoding serine--tRNA ligase produces MLDLKFLRENLELVKKAVAERHAVVDLAGFEALDTQRRAILPELEGLRARRNEVSQEVGRIKREGGDPSGVFAEMKEVGGRIKELEGQLASVEEQVKSLLYTIPNPPHESVPVGEGEDDNPVVATWGEPPSFDFEPLNHWDIGEALGIIDFEAAARMTGARFAVLKGAGARLERALTSFMLDLHTTEHGYQEILPPFMVNSTAMTGTGQLPKFAEDLFKLEGTDYWLIPTAEVPVTNLHMGQVLEAEDLPRKYTAYTPCFRAEAGSHGKDVRGLVRLHQFDKVELVRLVRPEESYQHLEELTADAEKVLQLLDLPYQKVVLCTADLGFSAAKTYDLEVWLPGQNRYREISSCSNFEDFQARRAGLRFKEKGAKGTTLLHTLNGSGLAVGRTMVAILENYQQADGTVKVPPALVPYMGGLEVITPLES; encoded by the coding sequence TTGCTGGATCTTAAATTCCTCCGTGAAAACCTCGAGTTGGTAAAAAAGGCCGTGGCCGAGCGCCATGCGGTGGTGGACTTGGCCGGTTTCGAGGCCCTGGACACCCAGCGCCGGGCCATTCTGCCCGAGCTGGAGGGCCTCAGGGCCCGGCGCAACGAGGTCAGCCAAGAGGTGGGCCGCATCAAGCGCGAGGGCGGCGATCCCTCGGGCGTGTTTGCCGAAATGAAAGAGGTGGGCGGCCGCATCAAGGAGCTGGAAGGCCAGCTGGCCTCGGTGGAGGAGCAGGTCAAGTCCCTGCTCTACACCATCCCCAACCCGCCCCACGAGTCCGTGCCCGTGGGCGAGGGCGAGGACGACAACCCGGTGGTGGCCACCTGGGGCGAGCCCCCGAGCTTTGACTTCGAGCCTCTGAACCACTGGGACATCGGCGAGGCCCTGGGCATCATCGATTTCGAGGCCGCCGCGCGCATGACCGGGGCCCGCTTCGCGGTGCTCAAGGGCGCGGGCGCCCGTCTGGAGCGCGCCCTGACCAGTTTCATGCTGGATTTGCACACCACCGAGCACGGCTACCAGGAGATCCTGCCGCCGTTCATGGTCAATAGCACGGCCATGACCGGCACCGGTCAGCTGCCCAAGTTCGCCGAGGACCTGTTCAAGCTGGAGGGCACCGACTACTGGCTCATCCCCACCGCCGAGGTGCCGGTGACCAACCTGCACATGGGCCAGGTGTTGGAGGCCGAGGACCTGCCGCGCAAGTACACCGCCTACACCCCCTGCTTCCGGGCCGAGGCGGGCAGCCACGGCAAAGACGTGCGCGGCCTCGTCCGCCTGCACCAGTTCGACAAGGTGGAGTTGGTGCGCCTGGTCAGGCCCGAGGAGAGCTACCAGCATCTGGAGGAGCTCACCGCCGACGCGGAGAAGGTGCTCCAGCTCCTGGACCTTCCCTACCAGAAGGTGGTGCTGTGCACTGCGGACCTGGGTTTCTCGGCGGCCAAGACCTATGACCTGGAGGTGTGGCTGCCCGGCCAGAACCGCTACCGGGAGATTAGCTCCTGCTCCAACTTCGAGGACTTCCAGGCCCGCCGCGCGGGCTTGCGCTTCAAGGAAAAGGGCGCCAAGGGCACCACCCTGCTGCACACCCTCAACGGCTCCGGCTTGGCCGTGGGACGCACCATGGTGGCTATCCTGGAGAACTATCAACAGGCCGACGGCACGGTGAAGGTGCCACCCGCCCTGGTTCCCTACATGGGCGGGCTCGAGGTGATAACCCCACTGGAGAGTTGA
- a CDS encoding PAS domain S-box protein gives MTRTSAAPALARNLLIWILIVIGLRLAASYSYNLFHCLAELFAVLVAAGIFMVAWNSRRFSQTPYLLFLGIAYLFVGVLDLVHALAYKGMGVMPGVGADQAAQLWLAARFWEAGSLLAAALLGARQVRAWPLLGIYGLLTAGVLVAIFTGYFPMCYSETTGLTFFKVATEYFICLVLFAAGAAFWARRAILDPQVLRLVLWSIACTIAAELCFTLYDDVYGLSNQAGHVLKVISFYLIYRAAIVASLTRPYQVLFRDLKAREENLAESEARVRALLASTASPIILLSPELRVHQFNQGAEQVFGWRREQVIFRDFLPDLVPQEEQEAVRAALLAAMGGPTQRDMENRFLAQDGRSLTFHWNCAPLNDTSGQALGVIISGQDISERKLAEQERERLIEELTQALDEIKTLSGLLPICAHCKKVRDDTGYWRKLETYIEQHSDAEFSHGLCPDCAHTLYPDVFKD, from the coding sequence ATGACCCGGACCTCTGCCGCTCCCGCCCTGGCACGCAACCTGCTGATCTGGATTTTGATCGTCATCGGCCTGCGCCTGGCGGCGTCCTACTCCTATAACCTGTTCCACTGCCTGGCCGAGCTGTTCGCGGTGTTGGTGGCCGCGGGCATCTTCATGGTGGCCTGGAACTCCCGCCGCTTCAGCCAGACGCCCTATTTGCTCTTTTTGGGCATCGCCTATCTGTTCGTGGGGGTGTTGGACCTGGTGCACGCCCTGGCCTACAAGGGCATGGGGGTCATGCCCGGGGTGGGCGCGGACCAGGCGGCCCAGCTCTGGCTGGCCGCCCGCTTCTGGGAGGCGGGCTCCCTGCTGGCCGCGGCGCTGCTCGGCGCCCGCCAGGTGCGCGCCTGGCCGCTGCTCGGGATCTACGGCCTGCTCACCGCCGGGGTGCTGGTGGCCATCTTCACCGGCTACTTCCCGATGTGCTACTCCGAAACCACCGGCCTGACCTTCTTCAAGGTGGCCACCGAATACTTTATCTGCCTGGTGCTTTTTGCCGCCGGGGCCGCCTTTTGGGCGCGGCGAGCCATCCTGGACCCACAGGTGCTCCGGCTGGTGCTGTGGTCCATCGCCTGCACCATCGCCGCCGAGCTTTGCTTCACCCTCTACGACGACGTGTACGGCCTATCCAATCAGGCGGGGCACGTGCTCAAGGTCATCTCCTTCTATCTGATCTACCGCGCGGCCATCGTGGCCAGCCTCACTCGCCCCTACCAGGTGCTCTTCAGGGACCTCAAGGCCCGCGAGGAGAACCTGGCCGAGAGCGAGGCCCGGGTGCGGGCCCTGTTGGCCAGCACCGCCTCGCCCATCATCCTGCTCTCGCCCGAGCTCAGGGTGCACCAGTTCAACCAGGGGGCCGAGCAGGTCTTCGGCTGGCGGCGCGAGCAGGTGATTTTCCGGGACTTCCTGCCCGACCTGGTGCCTCAGGAGGAGCAGGAGGCGGTGCGCGCCGCCCTGCTGGCCGCCATGGGGGGCCCCACCCAGAGGGACATGGAGAACCGGTTCCTGGCCCAAGACGGCCGCTCCCTCACCTTCCACTGGAACTGCGCCCCCCTGAACGACACCTCGGGCCAGGCGCTGGGGGTGATCATCAGCGGCCAGGACATAAGCGAGCGCAAGCTGGCCGAGCAGGAGCGCGAGCGCCTCATCGAAGAGCTGACCCAAGCCCTGGACGAGATCAAGACCCTGTCGGGCCTGCTGCCCATCTGCGCCCACTGCAAAAAGGTGCGCGACGACACCGGCTATTGGCGCAAGCTGGAAACCTACATTGAACAGCATTCAGACGCCGAGTTCAGCCACGGCCTGTGCCCGGACTGCGCCCACACCCTCTACCCGGACGTCTTCAAGGACTGA
- a CDS encoding Zn-ribbon domain-containing OB-fold protein, producing MPKPEMDTRFTKFGTVSFTAVTKVNDFIGYLEDGKVTGTKCKKCGEVFFPPRADCYKCLDSEVEWFTVEGTGKLETYSQLMYAPIGFGEDLPYAIAVLDYGDYKVFGRIGDVPFDELQIGMEMVTRVNELPNGNLNYVFDKA from the coding sequence ATGCCTAAGCCTGAGATGGACACCCGCTTCACCAAATTCGGCACGGTGAGCTTCACCGCCGTCACCAAGGTCAACGACTTCATCGGCTATCTGGAAGACGGCAAGGTAACCGGCACCAAGTGCAAAAAGTGCGGCGAGGTGTTTTTTCCGCCCCGGGCCGACTGCTACAAGTGCCTGGACAGCGAGGTGGAATGGTTCACCGTGGAGGGCACCGGCAAGCTGGAGACCTACAGCCAGCTCATGTACGCGCCCATCGGCTTCGGCGAGGACCTTCCCTACGCCATCGCGGTATTGGACTACGGCGACTACAAGGTCTTCGGCCGCATCGGCGACGTACCCTTTGACGAGCTCCAGATCGGCATGGAGATGGTCACCCGGGTCAACGAGCTGCCCAACGGCAACCTGAACTACGTCTTCGACAAGGCCTAG
- a CDS encoding LysM peptidoglycan-binding domain-containing protein has product MLSSYDDMGPRVDLGGEAPSSPSPLPGHTRRPAAPSAPVMPPKQPKSGPGALGLVSLMLSLLALAVAIWGLLSQPEMIPPPPVSASVVPGATAERVAKMEKDVQDLMLRMVTLDKELKAVASKAGSVTKLTQLSNRVAALQDRLDALTVDKKISSLEKKSPAKVEPLKPVKDEKPAVRKKAPERSKQVYTVRRGDTLFTVAQRYKVTMRDLKQWNNLRSNTIMVGQKLTIYK; this is encoded by the coding sequence ATGCTCTCCTCTTACGACGACATGGGCCCCCGGGTGGATTTGGGCGGCGAAGCGCCCTCCTCCCCCAGCCCCCTGCCCGGCCATACCCGCCGCCCGGCGGCCCCCTCGGCGCCGGTGATGCCCCCCAAGCAGCCCAAAAGCGGCCCCGGCGCCCTGGGCCTGGTGAGCCTCATGCTCTCCCTGCTGGCCCTGGCCGTGGCCATCTGGGGCCTCTTGAGCCAGCCGGAGATGATTCCCCCGCCGCCGGTTTCGGCCTCGGTGGTGCCCGGGGCCACGGCAGAGCGCGTGGCCAAGATGGAAAAGGACGTGCAGGACCTGATGCTGCGCATGGTCACCCTGGACAAGGAGCTCAAGGCCGTGGCCTCCAAGGCCGGCTCGGTGACCAAGCTCACCCAGCTGAGCAACCGCGTGGCCGCCTTGCAGGACCGTCTGGACGCCCTGACCGTGGACAAGAAGATCTCCAGCCTGGAGAAGAAATCCCCGGCCAAGGTGGAGCCGCTCAAGCCGGTGAAGGACGAAAAGCCCGCCGTGCGGAAAAAGGCCCCCGAGCGCAGCAAGCAGGTCTACACCGTGCGCCGGGGCGACACCTTGTTCACCGTGGCTCAGCGCTACAAGGTCACCATGCGCGACCTCAAGCAGTGGAACAACCTCCGCAGCAACACCATCATGGTGGGCCAGAAGTTGACCATCTACAAGTAA